One Prosthecobacter vanneervenii genomic window carries:
- a CDS encoding phosphodiester glycosidase family protein → MKRALAFILTLVLASCATTPPPRPLTPTTESESGLSVPGTEEAQPAQPAAPPSKAAEWTAISDFKGQPLFGNASLIEYKIGHKGHTYQIRVVVFDSRQFELKVIDQPNDWAGGSHIKDSLQAAGAIAGVNGGFFSRDFKPMGLMIADGRKTGEWQTGSLLTGAVAVTTHPQIQWNHEVSPSEASQFLQAGPRLVDDGQVVPGLDYRKQSARTFIANDGSTQWLIGTAEEITLSDLGDLLSTPGLMPAFTVHRALNLDGGHSSAIYYRTVDGHERSYPGWSTVRNYLGIVPR, encoded by the coding sequence ATGAAACGCGCACTGGCATTCATTCTGACTCTGGTGCTGGCCTCCTGCGCCACGACGCCACCGCCACGCCCGCTGACACCCACGACGGAATCGGAGTCGGGCCTTTCAGTACCAGGCACGGAAGAAGCTCAGCCAGCCCAGCCTGCGGCTCCGCCCTCCAAGGCCGCCGAATGGACTGCCATTTCCGACTTCAAAGGCCAGCCGCTGTTTGGCAATGCCTCGCTGATCGAATACAAGATCGGTCACAAAGGGCACACCTATCAGATCCGGGTCGTGGTCTTCGACAGCCGGCAGTTTGAGCTCAAGGTGATCGACCAGCCGAACGACTGGGCGGGCGGCAGTCATATCAAAGACAGCCTGCAGGCCGCCGGAGCCATCGCCGGGGTGAATGGCGGATTCTTCTCCCGCGACTTCAAGCCCATGGGCCTCATGATCGCAGACGGACGCAAGACAGGTGAATGGCAGACGGGATCGCTCCTCACCGGCGCGGTCGCCGTCACCACCCATCCGCAGATCCAGTGGAATCACGAAGTCAGCCCCTCCGAAGCCAGCCAGTTCCTGCAGGCGGGCCCGCGCCTCGTCGATGACGGCCAGGTCGTTCCAGGCCTGGACTACCGCAAGCAGAGTGCGCGCACGTTCATCGCCAACGATGGCAGCACGCAGTGGCTCATCGGCACGGCGGAAGAGATCACCCTCAGTGACCTGGGCGATCTGCTCTCCACGCCCGGCCTGATGCCCGCCTTCACCGTGCACCGCGCCCTCAATCTCGACGGCGGCCACTCCTCCGCGATCTACTACCGCACCGTGGACGGCCACGAACGCTCCTACCCCGGCTGGAGCACCGTGCGGAATTATCTGGGAATCGTGCCGAGGTGA
- a CDS encoding alpha/beta hydrolase encodes MPSLGCQLKLSDFFMKHLLTTALLFLLVAVSQAGKPKHFIFIPKDVSGDLPVAVWLHGYRGYSPLGPMPGETAESMQKLADALGAVILGFPATTDLGDDTQQWSEEPVADHAYIQDRLKTLTSDLKLDLKRVGLFGFSQGAMVAADLATLYPESYRGAILMSPGGMGAPKAAERRLPLHATQVYFCFCGAEEHPGNVGLTKAYAQHLERVLGAHVTLKLYEGVSKHTRPPDFMTQFTSWMGAILKPMEKN; translated from the coding sequence TTGCCCTCATTAGGCTGCCAGCTAAAGTTATCAGACTTTTTCATGAAACATCTCCTCACTACAGCCCTGCTCTTTCTGCTGGTTGCAGTCTCTCAGGCAGGCAAGCCTAAGCACTTCATCTTTATTCCCAAGGATGTCTCCGGCGACCTGCCTGTGGCAGTTTGGCTTCATGGTTATCGCGGGTATTCGCCTTTGGGTCCAATGCCAGGAGAGACTGCGGAATCCATGCAGAAACTGGCCGATGCGCTGGGCGCTGTGATCCTCGGTTTTCCCGCTACGACAGACCTTGGAGATGACACTCAGCAGTGGTCCGAGGAGCCGGTGGCTGACCATGCTTACATTCAGGACAGGCTAAAAACTCTGACATCGGATTTGAAGCTGGATTTGAAGCGGGTCGGATTGTTTGGCTTTTCTCAGGGGGCCATGGTGGCGGCTGATCTTGCCACTCTCTATCCCGAGTCCTATCGGGGTGCCATTTTGATGTCACCTGGAGGCATGGGTGCACCAAAGGCTGCTGAGCGAAGGCTGCCACTGCATGCCACGCAGGTTTATTTTTGCTTTTGCGGTGCCGAAGAGCATCCGGGCAATGTCGGCCTCACAAAGGCTTATGCACAGCATCTAGAGCGGGTGCTCGGTGCCCACGTCACCCTGAAGCTCTACGAAGGTGTCTCCAAGCACACGCGGCCGCCGGATTTCATGACCCAGTTTACTTCTTGGATGGGAGCTATCCTCAAGCCGATGGAAAAGAACTGA
- the rpoC gene encoding DNA-directed RNA polymerase subunit beta', producing MNADASLKEIFGEPQHGEEFDYVSICIASADRTRSWSSGEVKNPETINYRTFKPEKGGLFCERIFGPTRDWECACGKYKRIKHKGVVCDRCGVEVTLSRVRRERMGHIELAVPVTHIWFYKCMPSRIGLMLDMTARSLERVIYYEDYMVVDPGNTPLQRGQLLTEVDLREAEEQYGADAFRVGMGAQAIRDIFSQINLAEVTKELEEAMTKTRSKQIRKKLAKRLKLCQGFAESHSRPEWMILEVLPVIPPDLRPLVPLEGGRFATSDLNDLYRRVINRNNRLKNLLQLRTPDVIIRNEKRMLQEAVDALFDNGRHGRPVTGAGNRPLKSMSDMLKGKSGRFRQNLLGKRVDYSGRSVIVIGPDLNLGQCGLPKKMALVLFEPFIIRRLKEMGLVHTVRSAKKMIERRTPEVWDILDEVTKGHPVLLNRAPTLHRLSIQAFEPKLIEGEAIRVHPLVCTAYNADFDGDQMAVHVPLSIEAQMEARLLMLAPNNLFSPASGKPVINPSQDIPLGCYFLTYLRDFPQHDAKGKKGEVEGRVPVFNSASEVEFAIAEGGLSVNDKVRFRNPDHGLPKRPYGDPSKAVIETTAGRVIFNEIWPEGLGFINTTVGKKQISDIIWRCFQTFGQKETVSALDRLKQLGFREATRSGCSIGITDMVIPQAKAGGLENAYKQIEEIEKQYRRGIITNGERYQKIIDIWTQVGEIVADELFRTLEHNEGKKHHNPLYVMVNSGARGNRTQIKQLAGMRGLMAKPSGEIIERPITSNFREGLSVLEYFISTHGARKGLADTALKTADSGYMTRKLVDVSQDVIVTEEDCGTANGITLSSIYQGDEEIVDLKTRVYGRVSCETIHDPVDKSTIVKAGQLVSEKEAAHLAKIGVEKLKIRSVLTCESKRGCCSKCYGLHLGTHRMAKIGEAVGIVAAQSIGEPGTQLTMRTFHVGGAATSSFKQPFINVKNAGTVKYTDMRSVQTIEGTWIALTKNGVLSIHDDEGRELESHKLVTGAVIAVEDGGKVKKGQQVVTWDPYNVPIITEKAGKLEFRDMISGITITKEVNQSTGNEETVVIEHKEDLHPQVVVVDPKTHEVLASYTIPAGAHLSVKNNEKVEAGTTIAKTPRKASKTKDITGGLPRVAELFEARKPKDACEIARIDGTVEIGGLVRGKRRVIVTDNKTGQQEEHLIPRSKHILLFNGDHVSKGDQITDGPVVPHDLLEILGPQALREHLVNEVQEVYRAQGVEINDKHVEIIIRQMLRKVKITDTGDTEFLWGDQIDRTEFDKENARVAEEGGKPAEAEPVLLGITKASIETESFISAASFQDTTRVLTEAATLAKSDLLRGFKENVIMGHLIPAGTGFINNRNFELHETERPVLPAGADEDAA from the coding sequence ATGAATGCTGACGCGAGCTTGAAAGAAATCTTCGGGGAACCCCAGCACGGCGAGGAGTTCGACTATGTGTCGATCTGCATCGCCTCGGCGGACCGCACCCGCTCCTGGTCCTCCGGCGAAGTCAAGAATCCAGAAACCATCAACTACCGCACCTTCAAGCCTGAAAAAGGCGGCTTGTTCTGCGAGCGTATCTTCGGGCCCACCCGTGACTGGGAGTGCGCCTGCGGCAAATACAAGCGCATCAAGCACAAGGGCGTGGTCTGCGACCGCTGCGGCGTCGAAGTGACGCTGTCCCGCGTGCGCCGCGAGCGCATGGGCCACATCGAGCTGGCCGTGCCTGTGACCCACATCTGGTTCTACAAGTGCATGCCCTCCCGCATCGGCCTGATGCTGGACATGACCGCCCGTTCCCTCGAGCGCGTCATCTACTATGAGGACTACATGGTCGTCGATCCCGGCAACACCCCGCTGCAGCGCGGTCAGCTTCTCACCGAAGTGGACCTTCGCGAAGCCGAGGAACAGTACGGTGCAGACGCCTTCCGCGTGGGCATGGGTGCCCAGGCCATCCGCGACATCTTCTCCCAGATCAACCTGGCTGAAGTGACCAAGGAGCTGGAAGAGGCCATGACGAAGACCCGCTCCAAGCAGATCCGCAAGAAGCTGGCCAAGCGCCTCAAGCTCTGCCAGGGCTTTGCTGAAAGCCACAGCCGTCCTGAGTGGATGATCTTGGAAGTGCTGCCCGTCATTCCGCCGGACCTCCGTCCGCTGGTGCCTCTCGAAGGCGGCCGCTTTGCCACCTCCGACCTGAACGACCTCTACCGTCGTGTCATCAACCGCAACAACCGTCTCAAGAACCTCCTTCAGCTCCGCACGCCGGATGTCATCATCCGCAACGAAAAGCGCATGCTGCAGGAAGCCGTGGACGCCCTGTTCGACAACGGCCGCCATGGCCGCCCGGTGACTGGCGCTGGCAATCGTCCTCTCAAGTCCATGTCCGACATGCTCAAGGGCAAGTCCGGCCGCTTCCGTCAGAACCTGCTCGGCAAGCGCGTGGACTACTCCGGTCGTTCCGTCATCGTGATCGGTCCTGACCTGAACCTGGGTCAGTGCGGTCTGCCGAAGAAGATGGCCCTCGTGCTTTTCGAACCCTTCATCATCCGCCGTCTCAAGGAGATGGGCCTGGTGCACACCGTGCGCAGCGCCAAGAAGATGATCGAGCGCCGCACGCCCGAGGTGTGGGACATTCTGGACGAAGTGACCAAAGGCCACCCCGTCCTCCTCAACCGCGCTCCGACGCTGCATCGTCTGTCCATCCAGGCATTCGAGCCGAAGCTCATCGAAGGTGAGGCCATCCGCGTGCATCCCCTCGTTTGTACGGCCTACAACGCCGACTTCGACGGTGACCAGATGGCCGTGCACGTTCCGCTTTCCATCGAGGCCCAGATGGAGGCCCGCCTGCTCATGCTGGCGCCGAACAACCTCTTCAGCCCAGCCAGCGGCAAGCCGGTGATCAACCCCTCCCAGGACATTCCTCTGGGCTGCTACTTCCTCACCTACCTGCGCGACTTCCCCCAGCACGACGCCAAGGGCAAGAAGGGCGAAGTGGAAGGCCGCGTGCCGGTCTTCAACAGCGCTTCCGAAGTCGAATTCGCCATCGCCGAAGGCGGCCTGAGCGTGAACGACAAGGTGCGCTTCCGCAATCCTGACCACGGCCTGCCCAAGCGCCCCTACGGCGACCCGAGCAAGGCAGTCATCGAGACCACCGCTGGTCGTGTCATCTTCAATGAAATCTGGCCCGAAGGCCTTGGTTTCATCAACACCACCGTGGGCAAGAAGCAGATCTCCGACATCATCTGGCGCTGCTTCCAGACCTTTGGCCAGAAGGAAACCGTCTCTGCTCTGGACCGCCTGAAGCAGCTCGGCTTCCGCGAAGCCACGCGCTCCGGTTGCTCCATCGGTATCACGGACATGGTCATCCCGCAGGCCAAGGCCGGCGGACTGGAAAACGCCTACAAGCAGATCGAGGAAATCGAGAAGCAGTATCGCCGTGGTATCATCACCAATGGTGAGCGCTATCAGAAGATCATCGACATCTGGACGCAGGTGGGTGAAATCGTCGCTGACGAACTCTTCCGCACGCTGGAGCACAACGAAGGCAAGAAGCACCACAACCCGCTCTACGTGATGGTGAACTCCGGTGCCCGAGGCAACCGTACGCAGATCAAGCAGCTCGCCGGCATGCGCGGCCTTATGGCCAAGCCCTCCGGTGAGATCATCGAGCGCCCGATCACCTCGAACTTCCGCGAAGGTCTGAGCGTGCTCGAGTACTTCATCTCCACGCACGGTGCTCGTAAGGGTCTGGCAGACACCGCTCTGAAGACCGCTGACTCCGGTTACATGACCCGTAAGCTGGTCGACGTGTCCCAGGACGTCATCGTCACTGAGGAAGACTGCGGCACTGCCAACGGCATCACGCTTTCCTCCATCTACCAGGGCGACGAAGAAATCGTCGATCTCAAGACCCGCGTCTATGGCCGCGTCTCCTGCGAGACCATCCATGATCCCGTGGACAAGAGCACCATCGTCAAGGCTGGTCAGCTCGTCTCCGAGAAGGAGGCCGCCCACCTGGCAAAGATCGGTGTCGAGAAGCTCAAGATCCGCTCCGTGCTCACCTGCGAAAGCAAGCGCGGCTGCTGCTCCAAGTGCTACGGCCTCCACCTCGGCACGCACCGCATGGCCAAGATCGGCGAAGCGGTCGGCATCGTGGCCGCCCAGTCCATCGGCGAACCCGGAACGCAGCTCACCATGCGTACGTTCCACGTCGGTGGTGCTGCCACCAGCTCCTTCAAGCAGCCCTTCATCAACGTCAAAAACGCCGGTACCGTCAAATACACCGACATGCGTTCGGTGCAGACCATCGAAGGCACCTGGATCGCCCTCACCAAGAACGGCGTCCTGTCCATCCATGACGACGAAGGCCGCGAGCTCGAAAGCCACAAGCTGGTCACGGGTGCCGTTATCGCCGTCGAAGACGGTGGCAAGGTCAAGAAGGGCCAGCAGGTTGTCACCTGGGATCCCTATAACGTGCCGATCATCACCGAGAAGGCCGGTAAGCTGGAATTCCGCGACATGATCTCCGGCATCACGATCACCAAGGAAGTCAACCAGAGCACAGGCAACGAAGAAACCGTTGTCATCGAGCACAAGGAAGACCTCCATCCGCAGGTCGTGGTGGTGGATCCGAAGACGCACGAAGTCCTCGCCAGCTACACCATTCCTGCCGGTGCTCACCTTAGCGTGAAGAACAACGAGAAGGTGGAAGCCGGTACCACGATCGCCAAGACGCCGCGCAAGGCCTCCAAGACCAAGGACATCACCGGTGGTCTTCCCCGTGTGGCCGAGCTCTTCGAAGCCCGCAAGCCCAAGGACGCGTGCGAAATCGCCCGTATCGACGGCACCGTGGAAATCGGCGGCCTCGTCCGTGGCAAGCGCCGCGTGATCGTGACCGACAACAAGACCGGCCAGCAGGAGGAGCACCTCATCCCCCGCAGCAAGCACATCTTGCTGTTCAATGGCGACCACGTCAGCAAGGGCGACCAGATCACCGATGGTCCTGTCGTTCCGCATGACCTCCTCGAAATTCTTGGCCCGCAGGCGCTGCGCGAGCACCTCGTCAACGAAGTGCAGGAAGTGTACCGCGCCCAGGGTGTGGAAATCAATGACAAGCACGTGGAGATCATCATCCGCCAGATGCTGCGCAAGGTTAAGATCACCGACACCGGCGACACCGAGTTCCTCTGGGGCGACCAGATCGACCGCACGGAGTTCGACAAGGAAAACGCCCGTGTGGCCGAAGAGGGTGGCAAGCCTGCGGAAGCAGAGCCTGTGCTCCTCGGCATCACCAAGGCGTCCATCGAGACGGAGTCCTTCATCTCCGCCGCTTCCTTCCAGGACACCACCCGTGTGCTCACCGAGGCCGCCACCCTTGCCAAGTCCGACCTCCTGCGCGGCTTCAAGGAAAACGTCATCATGGGTCACCTCATCCCTGCCGGCACCGGCTTCATCAACAACCGCAACTTCGAGCTGCACGAAACGGAGCGCCCTGTGCTGCCCGCCGGAGCCGACGAAGACGCGGCCTGA
- the rpoB gene encoding DNA-directed RNA polymerase subunit beta, with protein sequence MSQRTNFGKIHEVAEPPNLIEIQLRSYEEFLQKNILPSKRKDLGLQAVFREVFPITSYDEKMTLDFVMYEIGEPKLSSLEAIHEAETYSAPLYVTFELKDEQGAKQERVYMGEIPLMTVRGTFVINGAERVVVSQLHRSPGICFETSQHLNGRWLHGFRIIPDRGTWLEVQFDTNDLLYVYLDRRRRRRKFLATTLLRVIGFPGDEDILKLFYDIQDLKLKDSLTEEEISSKILFKDILDGELIVARAYEPLTSGVIRQLIQLGHKSIKVVTASPDDLLITSLRKDTAKDEDEALKEIYRRLRPGDPPTTPNARALVKRLFFDPKRYDLTRVGRYKINQKLSLKIDTETRILTADDVISALRYLFHLREGQGILDDIDHLGSRRVRAVGELLANQCRVGLSRTERLVKERMTLFDVNMDTMTPAKLVNPKALSAVVRDFFGRSQLSQFMDQINPLAELTHKRRLSALGPGGLNRDRAGFEVRDVHPSHYGRICPIETPEGPNIGLINSLGSYARINEFGFIETPYRPVKDSVVADKIDYLTADQEEKHYIAQSNNPIDEKGRFKGAKVTVRYRGEFIEVEPSVVTLMDVSPKQLVSVAAALIPFLEHDDANRALMGSNMQRQGVPLLEADSPLVGTGMEGKAARDSRSVIVADANGTVAAATADVIVVTKDGNLPVKDEKFLENQLKSVQTDEEKGTYVYPLRKFGRSNAGTCINQKPLVKRGQKIKKGDVIADGPCTDQGELAIGKNMLVAFMPWNGYNFEDAITISRRVVKEDIYTSIHIEDFEVIARDTKLGPEEITRDIPNVGDEALKNLDAQGVVRIGAEVKPGDILVGKITPKSETELAPEERLLRAIFGEKAADVKDTSLRVPSGCTGIIMDVRIAQRGANGDSEKEKLSPAEYKKQIKQIEEDYRSKKEDLTEQLTERLSDILLNEKIPLDIVNGQTGEPLVGANKKITKTMLRHVAESYDTIEIDPSPIRNKIFDIIQTFEQKFSDADMERERNLDKIESSEDTADSGVVKQVRVFLASKRKLSVGDKMAGRHGNKGIVANIVPEEDMPFLENGTPVDIVLNPLGVPSRMNVGQVLETHLGLAAKALGMKIATPVFDGIPETKIMEYIKEAKKVPGYEWMGLNGKSRLFDGRTGDAFNLDVVVGYIYMLKLNHLVADKIHARAVGPYSLVTQQPLGGKAQYGGQRFGEMEVWALEAYGAAYTLQELLTVKSDDVQGRTRIYEQIVKGDHALEAGTPESFNVLIKEMQSLGLDVKVHKRSNANADAEALDGFVSTVGA encoded by the coding sequence ATGTCCCAGCGCACCAACTTTGGCAAAATCCACGAAGTCGCCGAGCCCCCGAATCTCATCGAGATCCAGCTCCGCTCATACGAGGAGTTTCTCCAGAAAAACATCCTCCCCTCCAAGCGCAAGGACCTCGGCCTGCAGGCGGTTTTCCGTGAAGTCTTCCCGATCACCAGCTATGACGAGAAGATGACGCTCGATTTCGTGATGTACGAGATCGGCGAGCCCAAGCTCTCCTCCCTCGAAGCCATTCACGAGGCTGAAACCTACAGCGCCCCCCTCTACGTCACCTTTGAGCTCAAGGACGAGCAGGGTGCCAAGCAGGAGCGCGTGTACATGGGCGAAATCCCCCTCATGACCGTGCGCGGCACGTTCGTGATCAACGGTGCCGAGCGCGTCGTCGTCTCCCAGCTTCATCGTTCCCCTGGTATCTGCTTTGAAACCTCCCAGCACCTCAATGGCCGCTGGCTGCACGGCTTCCGCATCATCCCTGACCGCGGCACCTGGCTGGAAGTGCAGTTCGACACCAACGACCTGCTCTATGTCTATCTCGACCGCCGCCGTCGTCGTCGCAAATTCCTCGCCACCACGCTTCTGCGCGTCATCGGCTTCCCCGGAGACGAGGACATCCTCAAGCTCTTCTACGACATCCAGGACCTCAAGCTCAAGGACAGCCTCACGGAAGAAGAAATCTCCTCCAAGATCCTCTTCAAGGACATCCTCGACGGCGAGCTCATCGTGGCCCGTGCCTACGAGCCCCTGACCTCCGGCGTCATCCGCCAGCTGATCCAGCTCGGCCACAAGTCCATCAAAGTGGTCACCGCCTCTCCGGACGACCTCCTCATCACCTCCCTGCGCAAGGACACCGCCAAGGACGAAGACGAAGCCCTCAAGGAAATCTACCGCCGTCTTCGTCCGGGAGATCCGCCCACCACTCCGAACGCCCGCGCGCTCGTCAAGCGCCTGTTCTTTGATCCGAAGCGTTACGACCTCACCCGCGTGGGCCGCTACAAGATCAACCAGAAGCTCTCCCTCAAGATCGACACGGAGACCCGCATCCTCACCGCTGACGATGTCATCTCCGCGCTGCGCTACCTCTTCCACCTGCGTGAAGGTCAGGGCATCCTGGACGATATCGACCATCTCGGCAGCCGCCGCGTGCGCGCCGTGGGCGAACTCCTTGCCAACCAGTGCCGCGTGGGCCTGTCCCGCACCGAGCGTCTGGTGAAGGAGCGCATGACCCTGTTCGACGTGAACATGGACACCATGACTCCCGCCAAGCTCGTCAATCCGAAGGCGCTTTCCGCCGTGGTGCGCGACTTCTTCGGCCGCAGCCAGCTTTCCCAGTTCATGGACCAGATCAATCCTCTGGCCGAACTGACCCACAAGCGCCGTCTGTCCGCTCTCGGGCCTGGTGGTCTGAACCGTGACCGCGCCGGCTTCGAAGTGCGTGACGTTCATCCGTCCCACTATGGCCGTATCTGCCCGATTGAGACTCCTGAAGGTCCGAACATCGGTCTGATCAACTCCCTGGGCAGCTATGCCCGCATCAATGAGTTCGGCTTCATCGAGACGCCATACCGTCCGGTGAAGGACAGCGTGGTGGCCGACAAGATCGACTACCTCACCGCCGACCAGGAAGAGAAGCACTACATCGCTCAGTCGAACAATCCGATCGACGAGAAAGGCCGCTTCAAAGGCGCCAAGGTGACCGTCCGTTACCGTGGTGAATTCATCGAAGTGGAGCCCTCCGTGGTCACCCTCATGGACGTGTCTCCGAAGCAGCTGGTCTCCGTGGCCGCCGCTCTGATTCCCTTCCTCGAGCACGATGACGCCAACCGCGCTCTGATGGGCTCCAACATGCAGCGCCAGGGCGTGCCGCTTCTCGAAGCCGACTCCCCGCTCGTGGGCACCGGCATGGAAGGCAAGGCCGCTCGTGACTCCCGCTCTGTGATCGTCGCTGACGCCAACGGCACCGTGGCCGCCGCCACCGCCGACGTCATCGTCGTGACCAAGGACGGCAACCTGCCTGTCAAGGACGAGAAGTTCCTGGAAAACCAGCTCAAGTCTGTGCAGACGGATGAAGAGAAGGGCACCTACGTGTATCCTCTCCGCAAGTTTGGCCGCAGCAATGCCGGCACCTGCATCAACCAGAAGCCTCTGGTGAAGCGTGGTCAGAAGATCAAGAAGGGCGACGTCATCGCCGACGGTCCTTGCACGGATCAGGGAGAGCTCGCCATCGGAAAGAACATGCTCGTGGCCTTCATGCCCTGGAACGGCTACAACTTCGAAGACGCCATCACCATCAGCCGCCGCGTGGTCAAGGAGGACATCTACACCTCCATCCACATCGAGGACTTTGAAGTCATCGCCCGCGACACCAAGCTCGGGCCTGAAGAAATCACACGCGACATCCCGAACGTGGGTGACGAGGCCCTCAAGAACCTCGACGCCCAGGGCGTGGTGCGAATCGGCGCAGAAGTGAAGCCTGGCGACATCCTCGTCGGCAAGATCACTCCGAAGTCCGAGACCGAGCTGGCTCCTGAAGAGCGCCTCCTGCGCGCCATCTTCGGTGAGAAGGCCGCTGACGTGAAGGACACCTCCCTCCGCGTGCCCTCCGGCTGCACCGGCATCATCATGGATGTCCGCATCGCCCAGCGTGGTGCGAACGGCGACTCCGAGAAGGAGAAGCTCTCCCCCGCCGAGTACAAGAAGCAGATCAAGCAGATCGAAGAGGACTACCGCTCCAAGAAGGAAGACCTCACTGAGCAGCTGACCGAGCGCCTGTCCGACATCCTTCTCAATGAGAAGATCCCGCTGGACATCGTGAACGGCCAGACCGGCGAGCCCCTCGTCGGCGCGAACAAGAAGATCACCAAGACGATGCTTCGTCACGTGGCCGAAAGCTACGACACGATCGAAATCGACCCGAGCCCGATCCGCAACAAGATCTTCGACATCATCCAGACCTTCGAACAGAAGTTCTCCGATGCCGACATGGAACGTGAGCGCAACCTCGACAAGATCGAGTCCAGCGAAGACACCGCCGACAGCGGCGTGGTCAAGCAGGTGCGCGTCTTCCTCGCCTCCAAGCGCAAGCTCTCCGTGGGTGACAAGATGGCCGGACGCCACGGCAACAAGGGTATCGTGGCCAACATCGTCCCTGAAGAAGACATGCCGTTCCTCGAAAACGGAACTCCGGTGGACATCGTGCTCAATCCTCTGGGCGTGCCTTCCCGAATGAACGTCGGTCAGGTGCTTGAGACCCACCTTGGCCTCGCCGCCAAGGCCCTGGGCATGAAGATCGCCACCCCGGTCTTCGACGGCATCCCCGAGACGAAGATCATGGAGTACATCAAGGAGGCCAAGAAGGTCCCAGGCTACGAATGGATGGGCCTCAACGGCAAATCCAGGCTGTTTGACGGCCGCACTGGCGATGCCTTCAATCTCGACGTCGTGGTTGGCTACATCTACATGCTGAAGCTGAACCACCTTGTCGCCGACAAGATCCACGCACGTGCCGTCGGACCTTACTCCCTCGTCACGCAGCAGCCTCTGGGTGGTAAAGCCCAGTATGGTGGCCAGCGCTTCGGTGAAATGGAAGTGTGGGCGCTCGAAGCCTACGGTGCTGCTTACACGCTGCAGGAGCTCCTCACCGTCAAGTCTGACGACGTGCAGGGCCGCACACGCATCTATGAGCAGATCGTCAAGGGCGACCACGCCCTGGAAGCCGGCACGCCGGAATCCTTCAACGTGCTCATCAAGGAAATGCAGTCCCTCGGTCTGGACGTGAAGGTGCACAAGCGCTCCAACGCCAATGCCGACGCTGAAGCTCTCGATGGCTTTGTCTCCACGGTGGGTGCCTAA
- the rplL gene encoding 50S ribosomal protein L7/L12 has protein sequence MADLNKIVEELSGLTVLQVAELVKSLEEKWGVSAAAPVAAAGAAGGGAAPAAAAEEKTEFDVILADAGSNKIGVIKEVRGVVAGLGLAEAKKLVESAPQTLKEGCKKEEAEEIKKKLEAAGAKVTIK, from the coding sequence ATGGCTGACCTTAATAAAATCGTTGAAGAACTGAGTGGCTTGACCGTCCTGCAAGTCGCTGAACTCGTGAAATCCCTCGAAGAGAAGTGGGGCGTTAGCGCCGCTGCTCCTGTCGCTGCCGCCGGTGCTGCTGGTGGTGGTGCTGCTCCTGCAGCCGCTGCGGAAGAAAAGACCGAGTTCGACGTCATCCTGGCCGACGCTGGCTCCAACAAGATCGGCGTCATCAAGGAAGTCCGCGGCGTCGTCGCCGGCCTTGGCCTTGCAGAAGCGAAGAAGCTCGTCGAGAGCGCTCCGCAGACCCTCAAGGAAGGCTGCAAGAAGGAAGAAGCCGAAGAGATCAAGAAGAAATTGGAAGCCGCTGGCGCCAAGGTCACGATCAAGTAA
- the rplJ gene encoding 50S ribosomal protein L10 — MKELKTLLIDDLLQRVNASPFLFVVDYTGLKVDKFAELRKRLSAVGSEIHVYKNNLVKKAAEKAGYPGGLGDHLTGQSAFVTGEKDVFGAAKILKNFQAEFEKPVMKVGVLDGNLLDTAAIKVLADLPSREVLLAQLLGVLQAPASALARVLKAKADKEGGAPAEEAAPAAAEEAAPAA, encoded by the coding sequence ATGAAAGAACTCAAAACACTGCTCATTGACGACCTGCTGCAACGGGTCAATGCCTCCCCCTTCCTCTTCGTGGTGGATTACACCGGTCTGAAGGTGGACAAGTTTGCCGAACTGCGCAAGCGCCTCAGCGCCGTCGGATCTGAGATCCACGTTTACAAGAACAACCTGGTGAAGAAAGCCGCTGAAAAGGCAGGCTACCCTGGTGGACTTGGTGATCACCTCACGGGCCAGAGCGCCTTCGTGACCGGTGAGAAGGACGTCTTCGGCGCGGCCAAAATCCTCAAGAATTTCCAGGCTGAATTCGAAAAGCCGGTGATGAAAGTCGGCGTGCTCGACGGCAATCTGCTGGACACTGCGGCCATCAAAGTGCTGGCCGATCTGCCTTCCCGCGAAGTGCTGCTCGCCCAGCTCCTCGGTGTGCTCCAGGCTCCTGCTTCCGCCCTCGCCCGCGTCCTCAAGGCCAAGGCCGACAAGGAAGGTGGCGCTCCTGCTGAGGAAGCCGCTCCGGCTGCCGCTGAAGAAGCTGCCCCCGCTGCCTAA